A stretch of the Fusobacterium varium genome encodes the following:
- the rplD gene encoding 50S ribosomal protein L4, whose product MAVLNIYDLTGTQTGTVEVKDTVFGIEPNQAVLHEVLTAELAAARQGTAATKTRAMVRGGGRKPFKQKGTGRARQGTIRAPHMVGGGVTFGPHPRSYEKKVNKKVRNLALRSALSAKVANGDILVLDGTIDTPKTKTIIALTNAVNATTKQLFVVNDLAEQADYNLYLSVRNLENAVVLQPNEIGVYWLLKQEKVILTKEALTTIEEVLG is encoded by the coding sequence ATGGCAGTTTTAAACATATATGACTTGACAGGAACTCAAACTGGAACTGTTGAAGTTAAAGATACAGTGTTTGGGATTGAACCTAATCAAGCAGTACTTCACGAAGTATTGACTGCAGAATTAGCAGCTGCTAGACAAGGAACTGCAGCTACTAAGACTAGAGCAATGGTTAGAGGAGGGGGAAGAAAACCTTTCAAACAAAAAGGAACTGGTAGAGCAAGACAAGGAACTATCAGAGCTCCACATATGGTAGGAGGAGGAGTTACATTTGGTCCTCACCCAAGATCATATGAGAAAAAAGTTAACAAAAAAGTTAGAAACCTAGCTCTAAGATCAGCTTTATCAGCTAAAGTAGCTAATGGAGATATCCTTGTACTTGATGGTACAATTGATACACCAAAAACAAAAACAATAATAGCTTTAACAAATGCAGTAAATGCAACTACAAAGCAATTATTCGTAGTAAATGATCTTGCTGAACAAGCAGATTACAATTTATACTTATCAGTAAGAAACCTTGAAAATGCAGTTGTATTACAACCGAATGAAATTGGTGTATACTGGCTTCTAAAACAAGAAAAAGTAATTCTTACTAAAGAGGCACTAACTACAATAGAGGAGGTGCTTGGATAA
- the rplW gene encoding 50S ribosomal protein L23 has translation MTSYDIVKKPVITEKTETLRREYNKYTFEVSPKANKIQIKKAIEELFNVKVETVSTLNSKPVTKRHGMKLYKTQAKKKAIVKLAQGNTITYFKEV, from the coding sequence ATGACATCATATGATATAGTAAAAAAACCTGTAATAACTGAGAAAACTGAAACACTTAGAAGAGAGTACAACAAGTACACTTTCGAAGTGAGCCCAAAAGCTAACAAGATTCAAATCAAAAAAGCAATTGAGGAATTATTTAATGTAAAGGTTGAAACAGTATCAACTCTTAACAGTAAACCTGTTACTAAAAGACATGGAATGAAACTTTACAAAACTCAAGCTAAAAAGAAGGCAATCGTTAAATTAGCTCAAGGAAATACAATAACTTACTTTAAAGAAGTATAA
- a CDS encoding amino acid/polyamine transporter — protein MEKREYGLFTAIAMIVGIVIGSGIFFKSDNILIYTGGSIIKGILVFSIAAVGIIFGSLSISILASRTTKAGGLITYADEYSGRKTACAFGWFQVFIYYPSLVGVLSWVAAVYICMLFNIEGTAETLGIIGALAAIFCFIINILSSAVGGYFQNGSTIIKMIPLGAIAMAGFIYGDPYIVLAAEKTAEAASPAVWLAALAPVAFSYDGWVVSTSIAHELKNSKRNLPLALTIGPVFVLVAYILYFVGISILVGPENIMKQGDNHVNIAAMKIFGANGAKVVLTFIVISVMGTLNGFVLGFIRLPYSLALRDMLPKSDKLKIINEKTNIPIYSAVIAIVVSGIWSWINYITQKNNLIPNSDVSEIPIVASYIIYIILYVHVIKLYKKGEVKGVIRGMVIPVLAMIGSAIIIIGGLQNPRTLIYIGICLLVVAAALIFLKKKDEMK, from the coding sequence ATGGAGAAAAGAGAGTATGGGTTATTTACAGCTATTGCAATGATAGTAGGAATAGTAATTGGTTCAGGGATATTTTTTAAAAGTGACAATATATTGATATATACTGGTGGAAGTATAATAAAAGGAATATTAGTATTTTCGATAGCAGCAGTTGGAATAATATTTGGAAGTTTATCTATAAGTATACTGGCTTCTAGAACTACAAAAGCAGGAGGACTTATAACATATGCTGATGAATATTCTGGGAGAAAAACAGCTTGTGCTTTTGGGTGGTTTCAGGTATTTATATATTATCCATCTCTAGTTGGGGTACTTTCATGGGTAGCAGCAGTATACATATGTATGCTTTTTAATATAGAGGGAACAGCTGAAACACTGGGAATAATAGGAGCTTTAGCAGCGATATTTTGTTTTATAATAAATATACTTTCATCAGCTGTGGGAGGATATTTTCAAAATGGGTCCACAATAATAAAAATGATTCCTTTGGGAGCAATAGCAATGGCTGGATTTATTTATGGAGATCCATATATAGTATTGGCAGCAGAAAAAACAGCAGAAGCTGCATCTCCTGCAGTATGGCTGGCAGCTCTTGCACCAGTAGCATTTTCATATGATGGTTGGGTCGTTTCTACTTCTATAGCTCATGAATTGAAAAATTCGAAAAGAAATCTTCCCCTTGCACTGACAATAGGTCCTGTATTTGTTCTTGTAGCATATATATTATATTTTGTAGGAATAAGTATATTGGTGGGTCCTGAAAATATAATGAAACAAGGAGATAATCACGTAAATATTGCAGCAATGAAAATTTTTGGAGCAAATGGAGCTAAGGTAGTATTAACATTTATAGTTATTTCTGTAATGGGGACTCTCAATGGATTTGTACTGGGCTTTATACGTCTGCCATATTCACTGGCATTGAGAGATATGCTTCCAAAGTCAGATAAACTTAAAATAATAAATGAAAAAACAAATATACCTATATATTCAGCAGTTATTGCGATAGTTGTAAGTGGAATATGGAGTTGGATAAACTATATAACACAAAAAAATAATCTAATTCCCAATTCAGATGTATCTGAAATACCTATAGTAGCGAGTTACATCATATATATAATACTTTATGTTCATGTTATAAAACTCTACAAAAAGGGTGAAGTGAAAGGAGTAATAAGAGGAATGGTAATTCCTGTACTGGCAATGATAGGTTCGGCGATTATTATAATAGGAGGACTGCAAAATCCTCGTACTTTAATATATATTGGAATATGCTTACTTGTTGTAGCGGCAGCTTTAATATTTTTAAAGAAAAAAGATGAAATGAAATAA
- the rpsJ gene encoding 30S ribosomal protein S10, with the protein MASNKLRIYLKAYDHTLLDQSAKRIAEVAKKSGAEIAGPMPLPTKIKKYTVLRSVHVNKDSREQFEMRVHRRMVEINNSTQKTIASLTAVNLPAGVGIEIKQI; encoded by the coding sequence ATGGCTTCTAACAAATTAAGAATCTACTTAAAGGCTTATGACCACACTTTATTAGATCAATCAGCTAAAAGAATAGCGGAGGTTGCTAAAAAGTCTGGAGCAGAGATTGCAGGACCTATGCCATTACCTACTAAAATTAAAAAGTACACTGTTTTAAGATCAGTGCATGTAAACAAGGATTCAAGAGAACAATTTGAAATGAGAGTACACAGAAGAATGGTAGAAATTAATAATTCTACACAAAAGACAATCGCTTCGTTAACAGCAGTTAACTTGCCAGCTGGTGTTGGGATAGAAATCAAACAAATCTAA
- a CDS encoding elongation factor Tu yields MAKAKFERSKPHVNIGTIGHVDHGKTTTTAAISKVLSDLGLAQKVDFDKIDVAPEERERGITINTAHIEYETEKRHYAHVDCPGHADYVKNMITGAAQMDGAILVVSAADGPMPQTREHILLSRQVGVPYIVVYLNKADMVDDPELLELVEMEVRELLTEYGFPGDDIPVITGSSLGALNGEQKWVDQIMALMNAVDEYIPTPERAVDQPFLMPIEDVFTITGRGTVVTGRVERGIVKVGEELEIIGIKPTAKTTCTGVEMFRKLLDQGQAGDNIGALLRGTKKEDVERGQVLAKPGSILPHTGFRSEVYVLTKEEGGRHTPFFSGYRPQFYFRTTDITGAVTLPEGVEMVMPGDNIEMRVELIHPIAMETGLRFAIREGGRTVASGVVAEITK; encoded by the coding sequence ATGGCTAAAGCAAAATTCGAAAGAAGCAAACCCCATGTAAACATTGGAACAATTGGACACGTTGACCACGGAAAAACAACTACAACAGCAGCTATCTCTAAAGTTTTATCAGACTTAGGACTAGCTCAAAAAGTTGATTTTGATAAAATCGACGTAGCTCCAGAAGAAAGAGAAAGAGGAATCACAATTAATACAGCTCACATTGAGTATGAAACAGAAAAAAGACACTATGCTCACGTTGACTGTCCAGGACATGCTGACTATGTAAAAAACATGATTACAGGAGCAGCTCAAATGGATGGAGCTATTCTAGTAGTATCAGCAGCAGATGGACCTATGCCACAAACAAGAGAACACATCCTACTATCAAGACAGGTTGGAGTTCCATATATTGTAGTATATTTAAATAAAGCAGATATGGTAGACGATCCAGAATTACTAGAATTAGTAGAAATGGAAGTAAGAGAATTACTAACAGAGTATGGATTCCCAGGAGATGACATTCCAGTAATAACAGGATCATCACTAGGAGCATTAAATGGAGAACAAAAATGGGTAGATCAAATAATGGCGCTAATGAACGCAGTAGATGAGTATATCCCAACTCCAGAAAGAGCAGTAGATCAACCATTCTTGATGCCAATAGAAGACGTGTTCACAATAACAGGAAGAGGAACAGTTGTAACAGGAAGAGTAGAAAGAGGAATAGTAAAAGTAGGAGAAGAATTAGAAATAATAGGAATCAAACCTACAGCAAAGACAACATGTACAGGAGTAGAAATGTTTAGAAAACTACTTGATCAAGGTCAAGCAGGAGATAACATAGGAGCACTGCTAAGAGGAACTAAAAAAGAAGATGTAGAAAGAGGACAAGTACTTGCAAAACCAGGATCAATCCTACCACATACAGGATTTAGATCAGAAGTATATGTATTGACAAAAGAAGAGGGAGGAAGACATACACCATTCTTCTCAGGGTACAGACCACAATTCTACTTCAGAACAACAGATATAACAGGAGCAGTAACATTACCAGAAGGAGTAGAAATGGTAATGCCAGGAGATAACATAGAAATGAGAGTAGAATTAATCCACCCAATCGCAATGGAAACAGGATTAAGATTTGCAATCAGAGAAGGTGGAAGAACAGTAGCTTCTGGTGTAGTTGCTGAAATTACTAAATAA
- the rplB gene encoding 50S ribosomal protein L2, whose product MAIRKMKAMTNGTRHMSRLVNEDLDNVRPEKSLTVPLKSAYGRDNYGHRTCRDRQKGHKRLYRIIDFKRNKLDVPARVESIEYDPNRTANIALLFYVDGEKRYILAPKGLKKGDMVMAGSQAEIKPGNALKIKDMPVGVQIHNIELQRGKGGQLVRSAGTAARLVAKEGTYCHIELPSGELRLIHGECMATIGEVGNSEHSLVQIGKAGRNRNMGKRPHVRGSVMNPVDHPHGGGEGKNPVGRKAPLTPWGKPAMGVKTRGKKTTDKFIVRRRNDK is encoded by the coding sequence ATGGCTATTAGAAAAATGAAAGCAATGACTAATGGAACAAGACACATGTCTAGATTAGTCAATGAAGATTTAGATAATGTAAGACCTGAAAAGTCTTTAACTGTACCTTTAAAATCTGCTTATGGTAGAGACAACTATGGACACAGAACTTGTAGAGACAGACAAAAAGGACACAAAAGACTTTACAGAATTATCGACTTCAAAAGAAACAAACTTGATGTACCAGCTAGAGTAGAATCTATCGAGTACGATCCAAACAGAACTGCTAATATTGCTCTTCTATTCTATGTAGATGGAGAGAAAAGATATATACTAGCACCTAAAGGATTAAAAAAGGGCGACATGGTTATGGCAGGATCTCAAGCTGAGATTAAACCAGGAAATGCACTTAAAATAAAAGACATGCCAGTAGGGGTTCAAATTCACAATATTGAACTACAAAGAGGAAAGGGTGGACAATTAGTAAGATCCGCAGGAACAGCAGCAAGACTTGTTGCTAAAGAAGGAACTTACTGTCACATAGAGTTACCATCAGGTGAACTTAGATTAATTCACGGTGAATGTATGGCAACTATCGGAGAAGTAGGAAATTCTGAACATAGCTTAGTTCAAATCGGTAAAGCTGGAAGAAACAGAAATATGGGTAAAAGACCTCATGTAAGAGGATCTGTAATGAACCCTGTTGATCACCCTCATGGAGGAGGAGAAGGTAAGAATCCAGTAGGTAGAAAAGCTCCTTTAACACCTTGGGGAAAACCTGCAATGGGTGTTAAAACTAGAGGTAAGAAAACTACAGATAAATTTATCGTAAGAAGAAGAAACGATAAATAA
- the rplC gene encoding 50S ribosomal protein L3 yields the protein MSGILAKKIGMTQIFEDGKFIPVTVVEAGPNYVLQKKTVENDGYTALQLGFDEKKEKNTTKPIMGIFKKAGVNPQRFVKELRVDSVEGFELGQEIKADVLAEVEYVDITGTSKGKGTAGVMKRHNFGGNRASHGVSRNHRLGGSIGMSSWPGKVLKGKRMAGQYGNATVTVQNLKVVKVDVENNLLLIKGAVPGSKNSYIVVKPAVKK from the coding sequence ATGTCAGGAATTTTAGCAAAAAAAATTGGAATGACTCAAATATTTGAGGATGGAAAATTCATTCCAGTAACAGTTGTTGAAGCTGGTCCTAACTATGTTCTTCAAAAGAAGACTGTAGAAAATGATGGATATACAGCTCTACAATTAGGATTTGATGAGAAAAAGGAAAAAAACACTACTAAACCAATTATGGGAATCTTCAAAAAAGCAGGAGTTAATCCTCAAAGATTTGTAAAAGAATTAAGAGTAGACTCTGTAGAAGGTTTTGAACTTGGTCAAGAAATCAAAGCTGATGTCTTAGCTGAAGTGGAGTATGTAGATATTACTGGTACTTCAAAAGGTAAAGGTACAGCAGGGGTTATGAAAAGACATAACTTCGGTGGAAACAGAGCGTCTCACGGGGTTTCTAGAAACCACAGACTTGGAGGATCTATCGGAATGTCATCATGGCCAGGAAAAGTTCTTAAAGGTAAAAGAATGGCTGGACAATACGGAAATGCAACTGTAACTGTTCAAAACTTAAAAGTAGTGAAAGTAGATGTTGAAAACAATCTACTATTGATCAAAGGTGCAGTGCCTGGATCAAAAAACAGTTATATAGTAGTTAAACCAGCAGTAAAAAAATAA